Sequence from the Alosa sapidissima isolate fAloSap1 chromosome 21, fAloSap1.pri, whole genome shotgun sequence genome:
CCCAGGGACCACTAATGCCAGTAACACAGCATGGACATCATCCCTGTAGCTGTACACTCACTGCTGAGGAGAGTGATTTTAATTGGAGAAAGTTACTGCTAAAGTCCACTCCAATATTTTTTGACTGTTTTTAAAATAAGTGAAAAGTAAAATGGTAAGTAACCATGTGGTGCATCTGATCCGTTAAGTGTACAACAGGTGAGGCAGTAGCTCAGCCGGTAGGGCAAAGCACCGATAATCCCGGGGACCACTAATGCCTTGCCAGTAACACAGCATGGACATCATCCCTGTACACTCACTGCTAAGGAGAGTGATTTTAATTGGAGAAAGCTACTGCTAAAACACAAGTGTGCAGGAATGAGTCCAGTCCAACTACTGAAGCTCAGACTCCTAAATCTggggtaggggagaccgggtatggttgtaacacatttttcttcagcacctaaaactaccatttcttttaaagctacagttctggaactttttggcaaagtacccacatttgtctactacaagtggcaaccatttaaatctcttcaactatattacagaatttgtgagattatgacaaatacagtgtgtacctttgttacaacctaccccactactggggtagattgtaacacctattggggtagattgtaacaggtaaaaaaaaatgcagaaaaaaaatGGAATTCCATTTGATATACTGATTTATTGCATAAACAGGGTACACAGGGTGTGAAAATAGATTCACCAACATATTGTATACCATACAATCCGTTCTTCACATAGAGAATGGAGATCATATTAACGTTttaaactaaatataaaaaccacaacgtttatacttttgtgtgtgtatgtatttgtgtctctcatggaaagagagagagggctgaacagtcacacacacaaagatgaaatTAAACAGACATTAAATGGGTCTACTAGCCCCATTCCACAGGTTGTAACatattcaaaaaatgtgttacaacctaccccaccactgtcatccattgtttagctagctgtattagcatggtgctttgacattagcaagagagagctacaccattctttactagagaaactatagtttgacctgatgtaactcatacaactgtatctacaatggtaaaagcactagaaaaaaataaatctaaaaaaaaaaagttactttctTACCTCAGATGTTGAATTTTTCTCCTTACTCTGGGATAAATGGCACTAACAACTTGAAAATGTCCATGTGTGATCGTTAAGGATGTCTGAGGAGTCAGAAACTGTCACATGGCTCATATCTTATCCCTGATTGGTGGAATTGGTGATGTTACAACTCTCCCCatgttacaaccatacccggtctcccctactgcacctatatgtagctactgttgtacgtttctaaatcatgtctgcatttcctcaatgttaaataacattttagaggactaggctagagtaggcgccctatctcataagattctatcatagaatttttacatagaagagggagtgggggcgccttgagcgctgagtgagcaggtacgagtagtgagttttcgtctgtggaaaaaggtggataaagcaaaaaagctgtcgggggctaaaaatagaaaaagaaagggaaaatgagatggcatgtcaagggatgcgacagtAGCTAAATAAGTGGATGttgaaaagcaacaggtaggatttaaagtgtgacgtctgtgcttggaggcacACGTTTCATGTTATTCATGTTACCTATTTATGTGAcgtttgctaagcatatgccgattgaaacatagcctatatcattcagatagctaggtggctaccatgctcatactgcacttttaatggcaaactgcaaacatAAATGTCAcactagcaacaactcattacatgtttccatttcctaacaatgaagactccttgtaataacttaatattgtgctgtcaatgtggcgcaaacaaAGGCTAGATCAGCCTGatcctttgtgagcaacagctggcaaaaggacgttatgagaacgtgtagactctcttaaagtgacaatgcgacatttaacaatacttcaagttcaaatcggaagaatttctttaaaaataataatatgtaatacattgttggccttttgttttacttaagttgtttgtgttttttttttttggggggggggggggggcaatttgttgttgcatacccctcaaaaaatgggtagctgcgcctaTACATGTAGGTGGTGCTATAATAATCAATTTTACATGTTGTCTTATATCTCAACAACGAGTCCTAGCTTCACCAGTTTTGCATCATTTTAATCCATATATTCATATGTGATTTTCTGCTCTAAAATTGTCAACTTGTCCCACAATTTTCAAATAATTTAATTGAAGTGAAAGCAAAATGAATTAGCCAGCGGCCATTTGAATCCATTGTCTTGCAACTCATTCTACTTCATATATAGACTATGCTGACAAAAATGACTTTGTTCATTTGTTGAATTGTTCGTTGATTTATTCCTTCAATTTTTTATTCGTTCATTGATTTATTTTTCAGTTACACATCAATGAGCATACAAGGAAGTGTCCCAGGATGACTTTGTAGCCCATATCTCATCATCACAAAACTTAATTTGCAGTATTGCACTACACTtgtaaaatttaaaaaaaaaaaaaagaaagaaaacatctAAAATATTGGCAATCTGTATCCATTCAATTGTATAAACTCTCACACAtgtcaaaactgcagttttgtcCATAACTCAATGGTAAGTCATCCTTCCGGATTTGATTCCCACTTGAGCCAGAGTGAGACCCTGAATCTTAACCAGGTAGCAGGACTGCATTGTTATATAAGAATCTGCAGTACTAAGCCAACACATTAATGAGGACATCAGCTGATTTAAATCAACATGCAGTAACAAGTAACCACTTGTGTTAGACTTCCAACTTCCAAATTCCTCTTTGCAGGTAGTatagcacatactgtatagtaGCCCCCCTTTTGGTGCTAGGCGTTAGGGCGATATAACTGAAAAAGTAGAAATTATACCTTCTCCTGACCTCAGCGCCTCACAACACAAGAGATGTATGAAATAAAGTTTGAATTTATTACATTTACACAAAACACAGGAAGCATTAACATAAAACTTCAGGAGGGGGAAAGGCCAAAATAATAAACCAACCCAAATATCTACAAGGAGAGGAATTAACTTACCTCAAAACAAAAGATAAAATTAACAACATAAACTAACCTCACTCTCTAACTAACCAAAAACAGGAGAAAAATTACAAGGTTAAACGAAAATGGCACCCAGCCTCCATTCGAAGCTTGCCCGAAAGATTTAAGGCTAAACAGAAAGTTACAAGCACAAAAACTAGCAAAAAGCAAAACAGTTAGCCCCCACAACTAACAATGTAACAATCACATGTAACAAATACGTCTTAGGACATAAAAAAATCACTTTGCTCATTGACTGGCTTTGCACTTTCATAATTTAAATTAGGGTCTGTAAACATACTTTAAAAGCTGAACAACTAAATGaacccaaaataaaggcctataGACAGCATTTCCTGCTATATGTTAACCAGTGATAGTGGGGAGGAATGGAGATCTTATGAAACCACTCTTTTGTTGAATCTCCTCCAGCCACACAACCGAATGGACGGATCCGCAGTCAACGGGCAGTGGCTATGGCTGCTTATTcattgtccacagagatcaccaACTTTGAGTTCTCTAACTCCCTCCTCGATTCCAGCAGTAATTACTACAATTACCTGAAGTCCTTGGTTGATTTTGTGGTAAGAGGAAATTACAGTATACACTCTACATGGTGCTGATGTGTAGCATGCTTCTtgtagaaaaaaatgtattggccAACTGGTGTGACAGAGAGAACAAATTCATCTGTTCAGATATGGGTCTAGTATTGTATGTGTGAGGTCAAtgtctacacacatacacacacacacacacacacatacacactgccaGTTGCCTCACAGGAACTTATGGATGATTTTGAAAATACTGTTTTGTtatttatgtgcagtttattcAAGCCTACAATATCTCCATTAACCCAGAAGGACATTTCTTGGGAACTACTGACATGTCATTCACGTAAGCATTCATTCATACCAAGTCAGTCTGATATGCACACATATCCTCCTTACTGACAACATCTTACTATTTATTTATCAGATGATGTCCATCTCatgctcatctcctctcttgcaGGGAAGGTAAACATATTCATGTGGAGACAACTATTCTTTTCTCCTTAAGTCCAAGCACCCTAGGAACCATTGTGGTTAGAAACGAATTATTGGACTTTATGCTCCAAACATCAAGCTCACCGATCCAAATTAACCCTATTCAAACATTCGGTAAGGCATTTTGATATATAGTTTATCACTAATTTACAAatttaaattacattttaaacattaatTCCCAGGTAAAAGCATAGACCAGGGGCttctcttttttattattttaaccaaggaccaaacaaatAATCCCAGAattccagttttcggagcctgggctgaGCCTGGGCTGGGTAccttgttttgtgttgttttgtgtttgtattgcTACTGAATCCAACAAAGATGTCAAAGTGCTAAAAGATCTCTGCTTTGTCAGTGAACGAAACCACCGTACCCATCACCACCAGGTCTCCCACCACCTCCAGAACCACAACCACAGAAGCTTCCAGGTCCAACAGTGAGCCAGCCTCTCTTACTCCTCATTCGATGAGCCCCCATAGACAAGATCCGACGGGAGCTGCTACTAACCACACTACACCTTTGCATAATAACGCAACAGGTGAGTCCAGCAATGGTGGACCAATCACCAGGGAATTCAAAGGGAATTGAATCCAC
This genomic interval carries:
- the LOC121695750 gene encoding uncharacterized protein LOC121695750 yields the protein MAQLSHLWSRGLVWVFLTSAGILLVSATQPNGRIRSQRAVAMAAYSLSTEITNFEFSNSLLDSSSNYYNYLKSLVDFVFIQAYNISINPEGHFLGTTDMSFTEGKHIHVETTILFSLSPSTLGTIVVRNELLDFMLQTSSSPIQINPIQTFVNETTVPITTRSPTTSRTTTTEASRSNSEPASLTPHSMSPHRQDPTGAATNHTTPLHNNATDWTSTAPGVPNTVHSTSSVSKPLVPYWLDWVPGWGIALLVLASLILLLLIILIILLLLRWCCMDEPEKEPQPRYDPYSHEPYSSHSPAKSPTLKHMGDPGLRTPEKPRGTSTGMYVVNP